Proteins encoded together in one Thermomonospora curvata DSM 43183 window:
- a CDS encoding MFS transporter has product MSADTTAITDPPLPRSRLLGYSIGSVGTGVFSTVPGLLLLYYLTDVLGVSAAIAGAALVLPKAWDVILNPIVGAASDREAVRTGRRSRLLLTGAVALPVLFAAMFAVPGSSPALAAAWVMTAFLLAASAFACFQVPYVALPAEISPRPDQRARAMTWRIVAVTFGILVGGGLAPVVVEAAGGGRAGYALMGVLVGLVMAVVMLTSVRATRWIPSRSGPRPLGLVAALRTAWGNRPFFALLGSAILQFLAVAVMLAGAPYAATYLLDDYGLTSAMFVCLVAPSAPAVPVWNRLAARYGYVRCYAVAAAAYAAGAAALYPALRAGSIPAVLALAGLLGICYAALQLLSFSLVPESVHADSDRTGHAQAGAFTGVWTAAETAAMAAGPGVFALVLALSSYRASDFDEPVVQPDSALTGLAVGFTWLPAALMLVSLPLLLAYRNLAARRYRAHAGRRTR; this is encoded by the coding sequence ATGAGCGCCGACACCACCGCGATCACGGACCCGCCGCTGCCGCGCAGCCGGCTGCTGGGCTACAGCATCGGCTCGGTGGGCACCGGGGTGTTCTCCACGGTGCCCGGTCTGCTGCTGCTGTACTACCTCACCGACGTGCTGGGGGTGTCGGCGGCGATCGCCGGGGCGGCGCTGGTCCTCCCCAAGGCCTGGGATGTGATCCTCAACCCGATCGTGGGCGCCGCCAGCGACCGCGAGGCGGTGCGCACCGGGCGGCGGAGCCGGCTGCTGCTGACCGGGGCGGTCGCGCTGCCGGTGCTCTTTGCCGCCATGTTCGCGGTGCCGGGCTCCTCTCCCGCGCTGGCCGCGGCCTGGGTCATGACGGCCTTCCTGCTGGCGGCCTCGGCGTTCGCCTGCTTCCAGGTGCCCTACGTGGCGCTGCCCGCCGAGATCTCTCCCCGGCCCGACCAGCGCGCCCGGGCGATGACCTGGCGGATCGTGGCCGTCACATTCGGGATCTTGGTGGGCGGCGGGCTGGCCCCCGTCGTGGTGGAGGCGGCCGGGGGAGGCCGGGCCGGCTATGCGCTGATGGGCGTGCTGGTCGGGCTGGTGATGGCCGTCGTGATGCTCACCTCCGTCCGCGCCACCCGGTGGATCCCCTCCCGGAGCGGGCCCCGGCCGCTGGGCCTGGTCGCCGCGCTGCGCACCGCCTGGGGCAACCGGCCGTTCTTCGCGCTGCTCGGCTCGGCCATCCTCCAGTTCCTGGCGGTCGCCGTCATGCTCGCCGGCGCCCCGTACGCGGCCACCTACCTGCTCGACGACTACGGGCTGACCTCGGCGATGTTCGTCTGCCTGGTCGCCCCCAGCGCACCGGCCGTCCCGGTGTGGAACCGGCTGGCCGCCCGCTACGGCTACGTCCGCTGCTATGCCGTCGCGGCCGCGGCATACGCGGCGGGCGCCGCCGCCCTGTACCCGGCGCTGCGGGCCGGCTCGATCCCGGCGGTGCTGGCGCTGGCCGGGCTGCTGGGGATCTGCTACGCCGCCCTCCAGCTGCTGTCGTTCTCGCTGGTGCCGGAATCGGTGCACGCCGACAGCGACCGCACCGGGCACGCCCAGGCCGGGGCGTTCACCGGAGTGTGGACCGCCGCGGAGACCGCCGCGATGGCCGCCGGACCCGGGGTGTTCGCGCTGGTGCTGGCGCTCAGCTCCTACCGGGCCTCCGACTTCGACGAACCCGTCGTCCAGCCGGACAGCGCCCTGACCGGCCTGGCGGTGGGCTTCACCTGGCTGCCCGCCGCGCTGATGCTGGTCAGCCTCCCGCTGCTGCTGGCCTACCGGAACCTGGCCGCCCGCCGGTACCGTGCCCATGCCGGGCGGCGGACCCGCTGA
- a CDS encoding PucR family transcriptional regulator: MEVRPVSTAAAQRDTLQPWTGVPSEVADLCRPYLAEVAEEMIEEIQRGVPEYARPLDEDYMRMVRLAVEGALNQFVDLIGDAEASWEPVAAVYREIGWAEAREGRSLDALQTALRLGARVAWRRLAAEAEKLNVSRRTLGRLAEAIFAFLDEIAAAATQGYNQARAQVAGELEHRRRRLLDLLLADPPAAPQAITDLARVAQWRVPQTIAAVALAERGGERYAHPSLPPDVLVDVNRREPCLIVPDPEGPGRYRMLEGGLRDWVAAIGPTVPVSEAAKSLRWAREALALARRGVLPADRPVRCVDHMPTLVMFKDEELIRIVGERRLAPLQKVRPRHRERLARTLLACLQSGFNATEVAARLHVHPQTVRYRLHQLEELFGRQLYDPDIRLELEMVLHVWLFHTQEADQPPANVISLKGTRSVPFPPAAAAHRP, translated from the coding sequence ATGGAGGTACGACCGGTGAGCACCGCCGCCGCGCAACGCGACACGCTCCAGCCCTGGACGGGAGTCCCATCCGAGGTCGCCGACCTGTGCCGGCCCTACCTGGCGGAAGTGGCCGAGGAGATGATCGAGGAGATCCAGCGGGGCGTGCCCGAGTACGCCCGCCCGCTGGATGAGGACTACATGCGGATGGTGCGGCTGGCGGTGGAGGGGGCGCTGAACCAGTTCGTCGACCTGATCGGCGACGCAGAGGCCTCCTGGGAACCGGTCGCCGCCGTCTACCGGGAGATCGGCTGGGCCGAGGCCCGGGAGGGCCGCAGCCTGGACGCGCTGCAGACCGCGCTGCGGCTGGGCGCCCGGGTGGCCTGGCGGCGCCTGGCCGCCGAGGCCGAGAAACTCAACGTCAGCCGGCGCACCCTGGGCCGCCTGGCCGAGGCGATCTTCGCCTTCCTGGACGAGATCGCCGCCGCCGCCACCCAGGGCTACAACCAGGCCCGCGCCCAGGTGGCCGGGGAGCTGGAGCACCGCCGCCGCCGGCTGCTGGACCTGCTGCTGGCCGACCCGCCCGCCGCCCCGCAGGCGATCACCGACCTGGCCCGGGTGGCGCAGTGGCGGGTGCCGCAGACCATCGCCGCGGTGGCGCTGGCCGAGCGCGGCGGCGAGCGCTACGCCCACCCCTCGCTGCCGCCGGACGTGCTGGTCGATGTCAACCGGCGGGAACCCTGCCTGATCGTCCCCGACCCCGAGGGCCCCGGCCGGTACCGGATGCTGGAGGGCGGGCTGCGCGACTGGGTGGCCGCGATCGGCCCCACCGTGCCGGTGTCGGAGGCGGCCAAGTCGCTGCGCTGGGCCCGGGAGGCGCTGGCGCTGGCCCGCCGCGGGGTGCTGCCGGCCGACCGGCCGGTGCGCTGCGTGGACCACATGCCCACGCTGGTGATGTTCAAGGACGAGGAACTGATCCGCATCGTCGGCGAACGGCGGCTGGCCCCGCTGCAGAAGGTCCGGCCCCGGCACCGCGAGCGCCTGGCGCGCACCCTGCTGGCCTGCCTGCAGAGCGGGTTCAACGCCACCGAGGTGGCCGCCCGGCTGCACGTCCACCCGCAGACCGTCCGCTACCGGCTGCACCAGCTGGAGGAGCTGTTCGGGCGGCAGCTCTACGACCCCGACATCCGGCTGGAGCTGGAGATGGTGCTGCACGTGTGGCTGTTTCACACTCAAGAGGCCGACCAGCCGCCCGCCAACGTGATCTCCTTGAAGGGGACCCGCTCCGTCCCGTTCCCCCCGGCCGCCGCGGCCCATCGTCCCTGA
- a CDS encoding LysE family translocator — protein MSNPLLFLVAAVTLVAIPGPNHLYIITRSIAEGRRAGIASALGVETGTLVHVSAAAVGLSALVAASATAFGALRYAGAAYLVYLAIRTFRSRHDLAEPALRPQPLLRIFLDGLLVNLFNPKVILFFLAFLPQFVDPAAGSIPAQITVMGLVTAAIGLTSDLVYVLAAGSLGAWLRARPAFRRRQAYATGVVYLGLGAAAALAGPGPRRP, from the coding sequence ATGAGCAACCCGCTGCTGTTCCTGGTGGCCGCCGTCACCCTGGTGGCCATCCCCGGCCCGAACCACCTCTACATCATCACCCGCAGCATCGCAGAGGGACGGCGGGCCGGCATCGCCTCGGCGCTGGGGGTGGAGACCGGCACCCTGGTGCACGTGAGCGCCGCCGCCGTCGGGCTGTCGGCGCTGGTGGCGGCCTCGGCCACGGCGTTCGGGGCGCTGCGGTACGCCGGCGCCGCCTACCTGGTCTATCTGGCGATCCGCACCTTCCGCAGCCGGCACGACCTGGCCGAACCCGCCCTGCGCCCGCAGCCGCTGCTGCGGATCTTCCTGGACGGGCTGCTGGTCAACCTGTTCAACCCCAAGGTCATCTTGTTCTTCCTGGCGTTCTTGCCGCAGTTCGTCGACCCGGCGGCCGGTTCGATCCCCGCCCAGATCACGGTGATGGGGCTGGTGACCGCGGCGATCGGGCTGACCTCGGACCTGGTGTACGTGCTGGCCGCCGGGTCGCTGGGCGCCTGGCTGCGGGCCCGGCCCGCCTTCCGCCGCCGCCAGGCCTATGCGACCGGGGTGGTCTACCTGGGCCTGGGCGCCGCGGCGGCCCTGGCCGGCCCCGGCCCCCGGCGGCCGTGA
- a CDS encoding TetR/AcrR family transcriptional regulator — translation MPGDVRITVTRTLSKDQQERRTRLIDAARELALQGGYHAVTMHDVADRAGVARATVYRYFATKDHLLTEVAAVWAHEVTGDTVALAVGETPAERLTALLGRIVEVAAANRTLTSAIVQAVTSEDPSVEDARTELFLLIRDRLAQAIGAPVPERTDIEIVLGHVLLAALISLTSLSRPMEEVRDMVTTAARLVMAGVVPLPQGEPVESC, via the coding sequence TTGCCCGGCGATGTGCGGATCACCGTTACCCGGACTTTGAGCAAAGACCAGCAGGAACGCCGGACACGGCTGATCGATGCCGCCCGGGAGCTGGCGCTGCAGGGCGGCTATCACGCCGTGACCATGCACGATGTGGCCGACCGGGCGGGGGTGGCCCGCGCCACCGTCTACCGCTACTTCGCCACCAAGGACCACCTGCTCACCGAGGTCGCCGCGGTGTGGGCGCACGAGGTCACCGGCGACACCGTCGCGCTGGCGGTGGGGGAGACCCCGGCCGAGCGCCTGACCGCCCTGCTGGGGCGCATCGTGGAGGTGGCCGCCGCCAACCGCACGCTGACCTCGGCGATCGTGCAGGCCGTCACCTCCGAGGACCCCAGCGTGGAGGACGCCCGCACCGAGCTGTTCCTGCTGATCCGCGATCGCCTGGCGCAGGCGATCGGCGCCCCGGTGCCCGAGCGCACCGACATCGAGATCGTGCTGGGGCATGTGCTGCTGGCGGCGCTGATCTCGCTGACCTCGCTGAGCCGCCCCATGGAGGAGGTCCGTGACATGGTCACCACCGCGGCCCGGCTCGTCATGGCCGGGGTGGTGCCGCTGCCGCAGGGCGAACCCGTCGAATCCTGCTGA
- a CDS encoding thiamine pyrophosphate-requiring protein, which translates to MALTVGDYVLKRLRDWGVEHVFGYPGDGINGLIAAFGKAGDEPRFVQSRHEEMAAFQAVGYAKFGGRVGVCMATSGPGAIHLLNGLYDAKLDHVPVVAVVGQTDRAAMGGNYQQEVDLLSLFKDVASAYVQMATVPEQLPNLIDRALRIALAERAPTCVIIPADLQEETYRPPEHAFRQVPSSAPGYVRPLTRAPQPELERAAEILNAGSKVAILVGQGARGARREVMEVAELTGAGVAKALLGKDVLPDDLPYVTGSIGLLGTRPSYELMRDCDTLLIVGSNFPYTQYLPEFGAARAVQIDVDGRMIGMRYPTEVNLVGDAAETLRALIPLLRRKEDRSWRRTVEHNVARWWEVVERQAHLEAEPINPMRLFWELSSRLPDNAIVTADSGSAANWYARDLRFRGQVRGSLSGTLSTMGPGVPYAIGAKFACPDRPAIALVGDGAMQMNGLAELITVQRYYQRWADPRLVVAVLHNNDLNQVTWELRAMGGAPKFTESQSLPEVPYAAFARSLGLEGIEVDKPEAIGPAWERALSAGRPAVLDVRVDPDIPPIPPHAEFEQLKDVAEAIIKGDPDSWGVIRKGLKTKAQEMIPGKWR; encoded by the coding sequence ATGGCGCTCACCGTAGGGGATTACGTGCTCAAACGGCTCCGGGACTGGGGCGTGGAGCACGTCTTCGGCTACCCCGGCGACGGGATCAACGGGCTCATCGCCGCCTTCGGCAAGGCCGGCGACGAGCCGCGGTTCGTGCAGAGCAGGCACGAGGAGATGGCGGCCTTCCAGGCCGTCGGCTACGCCAAGTTCGGCGGCCGGGTGGGGGTGTGCATGGCCACCAGCGGGCCCGGCGCGATCCACCTGCTCAACGGCCTGTACGACGCCAAGCTCGACCACGTGCCGGTGGTGGCCGTCGTCGGCCAGACCGACCGCGCCGCCATGGGCGGCAACTACCAGCAGGAGGTGGACCTGCTGTCGCTGTTCAAGGACGTGGCGAGCGCCTATGTGCAGATGGCCACCGTCCCCGAGCAGCTGCCCAACCTGATCGACCGGGCGCTGCGGATCGCGCTGGCCGAACGCGCCCCCACCTGCGTGATCATCCCGGCCGACCTGCAGGAGGAGACCTACCGGCCGCCCGAGCACGCCTTCCGGCAGGTGCCGTCTTCGGCGCCCGGCTACGTCCGCCCGCTCACCCGGGCGCCGCAGCCGGAGCTGGAGCGCGCCGCCGAGATCCTCAACGCCGGCAGCAAGGTGGCGATCCTGGTCGGCCAGGGCGCCCGCGGTGCCCGCCGGGAGGTGATGGAGGTCGCCGAGCTCACCGGCGCCGGGGTGGCCAAAGCGCTGCTGGGCAAGGACGTGCTGCCCGACGACCTGCCGTATGTGACCGGGTCGATCGGGCTGCTGGGCACCCGGCCCTCCTATGAGCTGATGCGCGACTGCGACACGCTGCTGATCGTCGGCTCGAACTTCCCCTACACCCAGTACCTGCCGGAGTTCGGGGCCGCCCGCGCGGTGCAGATCGACGTGGACGGCCGGATGATCGGGATGCGCTACCCCACCGAGGTCAATCTGGTGGGGGACGCCGCCGAGACGCTGCGGGCGCTGATCCCGCTGCTGCGCCGCAAGGAGGACCGCTCCTGGCGGCGTACGGTGGAGCACAACGTGGCCCGCTGGTGGGAGGTCGTGGAACGGCAGGCCCACCTGGAGGCCGAGCCGATCAACCCGATGCGCCTGTTCTGGGAGCTGTCCTCCCGGCTGCCCGACAACGCCATCGTCACCGCCGACTCCGGCTCGGCCGCCAACTGGTACGCCCGCGACCTGCGGTTCCGCGGCCAGGTGCGGGGCTCGCTGTCGGGCACGCTGTCCACCATGGGACCGGGCGTGCCGTACGCCATCGGCGCCAAGTTCGCCTGCCCCGACCGCCCGGCGATCGCGCTGGTGGGGGACGGGGCGATGCAGATGAACGGGCTGGCCGAGCTGATCACGGTGCAGCGCTACTACCAGCGTTGGGCCGATCCCCGCCTGGTGGTGGCGGTGCTGCACAACAACGACCTCAACCAGGTGACCTGGGAGCTGCGGGCGATGGGCGGGGCGCCGAAGTTCACCGAGTCCCAGAGCCTGCCGGAGGTGCCGTACGCGGCGTTCGCCCGTTCCCTCGGCCTGGAGGGCATCGAGGTGGACAAACCGGAGGCGATCGGGCCGGCCTGGGAGCGGGCGCTGAGCGCCGGCCGCCCGGCCGTGCTGGATGTGCGGGTGGACCCCGACATTCCGCCGATCCCCCCGCACGCGGAATTCGAGCAGCTCAAGGACGTGGCCGAGGCCATCATCAAGGGCGACCCCGATTCTTGGGGCGTGATCCGCAAAGGCCTGAAGACCAAGGCCCAGGAGATGATCCCGGGCAAATGGCGCTGA
- a CDS encoding serine/threonine-protein kinase, translated as MAQGQQGHLLGNRYRLDRVVGRGGMGTVWQAYDTMLGREVAVKEVLLPPGLSQEERDVLYERTFREARASARLNHPGVVTVHDVLNEGGRPWLVMEFVRARSLQDLIDEGPISPHRAAEIGRQTLEALRHAHSKGILHRDVKPSNVLITDEGRAVLTDFGIAQMEGESTLTQTGLVMGSPAYIPPERAQGHRAVPASDLWSLGATLYAAVEGRSPYERADAMASLSAVLTEPVPPPRNAGPLTEVLMGLLAREPMYRLTADQALPKLAEVASMPQARPRPVAPPPQVREFSTVLDETKLDETKVDEPLSGPSPRRSSAQQVGGPLSRQPLSRPHSPPSVGYGPPPPLPPQMEETVVDSPDLEATTRDDSGPRRQPPPPHSGSQPRTLVQGDWAPPPYAPVNWPQPSAQHQSLRPVNRYERERTKTVVIVTVAAILVVVAVLAGAFILRDRLNSSAPAPGVSGTATVRI; from the coding sequence ATGGCGCAGGGGCAGCAGGGTCATCTGCTCGGCAACCGCTACCGTCTCGACCGGGTGGTCGGCCGCGGCGGGATGGGGACCGTCTGGCAGGCCTACGACACCATGCTCGGCCGCGAGGTGGCGGTCAAGGAGGTGCTGCTGCCGCCGGGACTGAGCCAGGAAGAGCGCGACGTCCTGTATGAGCGGACCTTCCGGGAGGCGCGGGCCTCGGCCCGGCTCAACCACCCCGGCGTGGTCACCGTCCACGACGTGCTCAACGAGGGCGGCCGGCCCTGGCTGGTGATGGAGTTCGTGCGGGCCCGCTCGCTGCAGGACCTGATCGACGAGGGCCCCATCTCGCCGCACCGGGCCGCCGAGATCGGCCGGCAGACCCTGGAGGCGCTGCGCCACGCGCACAGCAAGGGCATCCTGCACCGCGACGTCAAGCCCAGCAACGTGCTGATCACCGACGAGGGGCGGGCGGTGCTGACCGACTTCGGCATCGCCCAGATGGAGGGGGAGTCCACCCTCACCCAGACCGGGCTGGTGATGGGCTCGCCCGCCTACATCCCGCCGGAACGGGCCCAGGGCCACCGGGCGGTGCCGGCCTCCGACCTGTGGTCGCTGGGCGCCACCCTGTATGCGGCGGTCGAGGGGCGCTCCCCTTACGAGCGCGCCGATGCGATGGCGTCGCTGTCGGCGGTGCTCACCGAGCCGGTGCCGCCGCCGCGCAACGCCGGGCCGCTGACCGAGGTGCTGATGGGGCTGCTGGCCCGCGAGCCGATGTACCGGCTGACCGCCGACCAGGCGCTGCCCAAGCTCGCCGAGGTGGCGAGCATGCCCCAGGCCCGGCCCCGGCCCGTCGCGCCGCCGCCCCAGGTGCGCGAGTTCTCCACGGTGCTGGATGAGACCAAGCTGGATGAGACCAAGGTGGACGAGCCGCTGAGCGGCCCGTCCCCCCGGCGGTCCTCCGCGCAGCAGGTCGGCGGCCCGCTGTCCCGGCAGCCGCTGAGCCGGCCGCACTCTCCTCCCTCGGTCGGCTACGGCCCGCCCCCGCCGCTGCCGCCCCAGATGGAGGAGACCGTCGTCGACTCACCCGATCTGGAGGCCACCACCCGGGACGACTCCGGGCCGCGCAGGCAGCCCCCGCCGCCGCACTCCGGCTCCCAGCCCCGCACCCTGGTGCAGGGGGACTGGGCGCCGCCTCCCTACGCCCCCGTGAACTGGCCGCAGCCCTCGGCGCAGCACCAGTCGCTGCGGCCGGTGAACCGGTACGAGCGCGAGCGCACCAAGACCGTCGTGATCGTCACCGTCGCGGCGATCCTGGTCGTGGTCGCGGTGCTGGCCGGGGCGTTCATCCTGCGCGACCGGCTCAACTCCTCCGCCCCCGCCCCCGGCGTCTCAGGCACCGCCACCGTCCGGATCTGA
- a CDS encoding serine/threonine-protein kinase, giving the protein MTSAQPGEAEAGRRIAGRYRLVEMLGRGGMGTVWRARDEMLDREVAVKEVLVQAGLSEEERRGVRERTLREARAAARLSHPGIVTVHDVVDEDGRPWIVMELVRARSLAEILAAEGPLPPERVAGIGRQLVAALRAAHAVGILHRDIKPANVLVTDEGRAVLTDFGIARVEGDTALTRTGSLVGSPAYMPPERARGEPAIPASDLWSLGATLYAACEGRPPHDRPDVMAVLAAVMNEDPPPPRRAGPLTPVLSGLLVRDPVRRLTAAQAEEMLARVESGARPVPPPPPQAPPATVPAPQPFPQTVQTVPAGGSSTNLGMLILVGVLTTLVTVLAGILIVQMNSGGGQGGGAVRQQSGQVSGPEQPQPPATGVPAERPSPFPTPTASLLPELQPVSGPGGYRISVPAGWVRSEEGNSVFWRSSWGAYVQVDRTEWSGDPADHWERWERAVIRGNILPGYRRVDLRRPTGLGYDAADLEFTWTRDGIPMRGIDRGTIVNGQPYAVFVAIPQQHWEVNRERVNNILDTFRP; this is encoded by the coding sequence ATGACGAGTGCGCAGCCGGGGGAGGCTGAGGCGGGACGCCGGATCGCCGGCCGCTACCGGCTGGTGGAGATGCTCGGCCGAGGCGGCATGGGCACCGTCTGGCGGGCCCGCGACGAGATGCTCGACCGCGAGGTGGCGGTCAAGGAGGTGCTGGTCCAGGCCGGGCTGAGCGAGGAGGAACGGCGCGGCGTGCGGGAGCGGACGCTGCGCGAGGCCCGGGCCGCCGCCCGGCTCAGCCACCCCGGCATCGTCACCGTGCACGACGTGGTGGACGAAGACGGCCGCCCGTGGATCGTCATGGAGCTGGTCCGGGCGCGTTCGCTGGCGGAGATCCTCGCCGCGGAGGGGCCGTTGCCGCCCGAGCGGGTCGCCGGCATCGGCCGGCAGCTGGTGGCGGCCCTGCGCGCCGCCCACGCCGTGGGGATCTTGCACCGTGACATCAAGCCCGCCAACGTGCTGGTCACCGACGAGGGACGGGCGGTGCTGACCGACTTCGGCATCGCCCGGGTGGAAGGCGACACCGCGCTCACCCGCACCGGGTCGCTGGTCGGCTCGCCCGCCTACATGCCGCCCGAGCGGGCCAGGGGCGAGCCCGCCATCCCGGCCTCCGACCTGTGGTCGCTGGGCGCCACCTTGTACGCCGCCTGCGAGGGACGCCCCCCGCACGACCGTCCCGATGTCATGGCGGTGCTGGCGGCCGTCATGAACGAGGACCCGCCGCCCCCGCGCCGCGCCGGCCCGCTGACCCCGGTGCTGAGCGGGCTGCTGGTGCGCGACCCGGTGCGCCGGCTGACCGCCGCGCAGGCGGAGGAGATGCTGGCGCGGGTCGAAAGCGGCGCCCGGCCGGTTCCGCCCCCGCCGCCGCAGGCCCCGCCCGCGACCGTTCCGGCGCCCCAGCCCTTCCCGCAGACCGTCCAGACCGTCCCCGCCGGCGGCTCCTCGACCAACCTGGGCATGCTGATCCTGGTGGGCGTGCTCACCACCTTGGTGACCGTGCTGGCCGGCATCCTGATCGTGCAGATGAACTCCGGCGGCGGCCAAGGCGGCGGCGCGGTCCGGCAGCAGTCCGGCCAGGTGAGCGGGCCGGAGCAGCCGCAGCCCCCGGCGACCGGCGTCCCCGCGGAGCGGCCCTCGCCCTTCCCGACCCCCACGGCGTCGCTGCTGCCCGAACTGCAGCCGGTGAGCGGGCCCGGCGGCTACCGGATCTCGGTGCCGGCGGGCTGGGTCCGCTCCGAAGAGGGCAACAGCGTGTTCTGGCGTTCCTCCTGGGGCGCCTACGTCCAGGTCGACCGGACCGAATGGAGCGGCGACCCGGCCGACCACTGGGAGCGCTGGGAGCGCGCCGTGATCCGGGGGAACATCCTGCCCGGCTACCGCCGCGTCGACCTGCGCCGTCCCACGGGGCTCGGCTACGACGCCGCCGATTTGGAATTCACCTGGACCCGGGACGGAATTCCCATGCGCGGCATTGACCGCGGAACCATCGTCAACGGGCAGCCTTACGCGGTGTTCGTCGCGATCCCGCAACAGCACTGGGAGGTCAACCGCGAAAGGGTGAACAATATCCTCGACACGTTCCGGCCCTGA